A stretch of DNA from Odocoileus virginianus isolate 20LAN1187 ecotype Illinois chromosome 7, Ovbor_1.2, whole genome shotgun sequence:
CCTTCTCTTGTTTGCCTCCTCCCCAGGCAGGCAGCATGTTCCCAAGAGTTGACAGGTCTGGAGTTCCCCTCGCTATTTGGCCCAGAAGCAGCAAAGAAGGGTGTCACCTAGGAGGGTGCCCAGCACAGAGGACTGGTAGGGCTGGTGGCCCAGGTGACAAGCCGTGACACTTCATTCTCTTACTTGGGATGCTCAGGGCAAGAATCAGGGCTCAATGCTTCTGCCTTGTGGCTGTTTGAGACCCACACCTACCATTCCACACTAGCTCCAGGGGGCGTGGAGCCCCCACTCAGGGCCCAAGGGCTAGTGGAGAATAAAGCAAATACTGGAAATTGTTTCTGGACCCGTTCTTTCTGCCTCTCGCAAGTATAACCTTGGAATCCCTGTGGTGAGGAGAGCAGGCCTCCTGGCAAGCATCATGGCCAGGAACACAGGGTTGTGGGAGGTGGGGACTAAAGGCGTCTTGATTCCTGCCTGTCAGTGGCTCTGGCCACCTTCTCCTGCAGAACAGGAGAGAAAACAAGGCCAGGACAtccactttctctctttctctcctctccgtCTTGGTAGGGAGCTTCTCTCCTTAAGCTAGGTCCCAGGGCTGCAACCCCAGCACCTAAGTCCGACAAGCCGCTGTCCTGCCTGCTGTGGGGGTTGAGCTTGCTCTTCTGGCCTATGTGGTCCCAGGGCAGTCTCAGGGTCTCAGGCCGGCTCAGGCTGCCTTGGGTTGATCTTGCAGATGGGGAAGCACGAgccactttcctctttccctcaggTTACCTGGCTCTTTCCCCATGGACTGACCTCCCACACCTCCCCCAGGACCGTGAGGGGCGGGTCACAACCACAGCCCACAGCCCGCAGCAGGGAGAGACAAGGGGGACGAGTGGGATAGCAGGGAGGGGAGCCCTGGGCTGAGACGCCCCAGACACGGGCaagggggggcgggagggggagtCTAGTCATCGGGCCTCTCTGCTGGGGCATCCTCGTCAACAGGGGGTGCAGGCTGGCAGCGGAAGTGGTCATTCCAGATCTTAAGGAAGGTCACTCGAAACTTCTGGATGCGGAAGGCGTAGACGATGGGGTTCATGGCCGAGTTGCCGTGTGAGAGGAAGATGGCGATGTATATGAGGATCCTGGGCATGCGGCAGGAAGGGCAGAAGAGGGTGACGCAGTTGAGGATGTGCAAGGGCAGCCAGCTGAGGGCAAAGAGGAAGAGGATGAGGGCCAGCGACTTGGCGATCTTCAGCTCCTTCCCATAGTACTTCTGCGGGTCTCCAGAGGAGGCCGACACCTTCTTGTTGAGCTGCTTGCGGATCAGATAGAAGACCTCCATGTAGATGAGGACCATGAGCAGCAGTGGGGGCAGCACCCACACAAAGAAGTTGAAGTAGACCATGTACTCCATGCTGATGACCTTCTCGAACTGGCACTCGATCACAGGCTCGCCCACGCTGCCATTGGCCAGCCAGTCCCGCTCCACCACACTCAGGTTGTTCCAGCCGAACATGGGCGTCAGGCCCACCACAAAGGAGAGAACCCAGCAGCCAGTGATGGCCACCACAGCCCTTCGAGGAGTCACCACTGTCTTGTACctgagggagaggagggcagagtgTGAGGGCCCCTCCTCGGTTCACCCAGCCCCGGGGGTCTCTAAGAGGAGCTCCTTGCCCAGCCAGGGCCCAGTAAGTGGGGAGGTGCATGTCTTTGGctagaaggcaaagtctttggGATCTAAAATTTAGGCCAGGACTTGCAATGCATTGGCTCATGTCGCCTGCTGAGGATGGGAAAAATCTAGAAGAGAATAACAGATGaactcctttaggagttttactAAAATTGCCAAAGTAAAAATTGTTCATATGCACTTGGCACACCGCCACTGGTGACCTTATCATTGCTTCATGACAGTCCCCATGTGGTAGAAAAGCACCATCAGAATGAGGGCCCGTTTGACAGCTGAGAAAATGATGTGCGAGGTATGTCCTTCCTGAAGCCACATGGAGGGTGCAGGCTATCCTGTGCTTGCTACTGACCACACAACAAATGATTAACAAACCACCTCCCTCCCTGGACCAGCTGACTCACTATCATAAAAAGctcccccacacccacctcccaTGGCTCCGTACCgtctcccccacctccatccttaCCTCCCCTCCTTTTTCAGTCATTGTACAATGCTTATCTCCTGAAGGGTTCATCTCAAGAACCAgctctcccatccaagtactaaccaggcccgaccctgcttagcttccgagatcagatgAGATCGGGTGCGTTcagggtggggaatacatgtaactccatggctgatccatgtcaatgtatgacaaaacccactgcaatgttgtgaagtaattagcctccaactaataaaaataaatgaaaaaaaaaaaaaaaaactcaacagtcaaaaaacaacaacaacaaaaaagaaccagCTGTCCTCCCCCAAACTAATTGGGAAATATtctcaagaaagaaaactgatggTCACCGAGGACTGCATGCAAGGGACTCCAATTCAGGTATGCTTGCATGGGtgcattcatttgtttgttgagtgctttctgtgccaggcattggtcTCTGTGTTGGGAGTAAGATAAAGAATCCCTTCCTCTATTGCAGCTCACATTTTgagtgaagaaatagaaaacataaaagtaagaaataaataatacaacTACAGGTTGTGATATGtcctttgaagaaaataaacaggacCATGTTAAGGGGCAGAGTCCCCAACCCTTTTCAGGCCATAACACACACAGATATGAAAACATTAGGATGGCACAGAAAATGGATGTGGCTGCCCGTGGGCCATGCCTCTCTCCACCGCTATCCCCAAGGTTGAGGAGATGCAGTCTAGAGGGGCTCCCCGCTTCCCTTTAAACCAATTCAGCCAGCAGCCGGCATGTCCTTGGCCCACGCACTGGCCTTGAAGTGAGTGCCAAAAGCTGGGGCCTGCCTGGCTCTGGGCCAGCAGCTTGCCCAGTTGTTATTTTCCAATGCCGCTTCTGAGATGGATGGAGTGGCCTCCTGAACATGTAAACAGCTACTGAGGCCCATGGGTATGAAGGCGGAGGCCTCCTTCTAGCTCCGTTTTCTTCTGTcctgtgcctggagaatctgcagCTTTATCCTCCACAGCAATATTTAAGGACTCTCTCATCTTGAACCAAAGCCCCCCTCTCCTTAAAGACTTTTctgcagtggagaagggaatgatttgGGGGATGCGAGAAGCTGGACCCACCTCCACCCCAAATAAAAATTGAGCACTAGAAGGGAACCTCATTTCCAACCTCATCATtccagtggggaaactgaggcccttgGAAGACTCCAACTCCACAGCGTGGTACCCCTCCCCTACTCTGTATTCTTGTGTCCCCAGAGCTCCAAGGAGTCTTGAAAGCTGCCCAGATTGCTTGTGCCTAtctgaagctatggtttttccagtagtcacatatggatgtgagaaagaacttggactagaaagaaacctgagcaccaaagaattgatgcttatgaactgtggtgttggagaagactcttgagagtcccttggactgcaaggagatgcaaccaatccatcctaaaggaaatcagtcctgggtgttcatcggaaggactgatgctgaagctgaaactccaacactttggccatctgatgggaagaagtgacccatttgaaaagaccctgatgctgggaaagattgaaggcgggaggggaaggagacgacagaggatgagatggctggatggcatcacagactcaatggacatgaatttgaacaagctctgggagttggtgatggacagggaagactggagtgctgcagtccatggggtcataaagagttggacacgactgagcgactgaactgaactgaatccttgcATTCTTGCTGTAACTAAAGCCCATTTCCGCCTCTTGAATCCCCAGCAGAATAGCAAGCCTGGTGCATACTTTGGCGTCAGAGATCCATATCTGAGTCCCGGGCCTGCAACCTACTAGGTCaattcttcctctgtaaaatgagactaTGGGCCCTGCTTCAGatgagttaatatatgtgaaATGCTCTGTAAGCACCCCACCAACATTCCTGTGCCTGAGTTCCTACCCCTCCAAAGCccctgaaaacacacacaccttGGAAACCCTGCTATCTCTAGATGTTCAGCAAACGTAGCCCAATGTGTCTGCAATCATCTGGCTCAGGATTTGTTTCTGATGAGCTCAAATTGCTTTCCCACGTGTCCCATGGTGAAAGGAGTTCTGGGAGAGTCTGTGGTGTGACTAAAGGAGTGCAGATCATTCTACAAAAGAGAAAGGCACTCTGTCACAGCTGTCACAAGTTGGGGGCAGGGCCCTAGGGTGAGACTCAGCAGGGCCAAATGGGGCTGCAGCTGCAGAAGGAAGGATGGAGGCAGGCATCCCCTGTCACAATCTGTCACCTCTATGGTTCACATCATGTGTATCATTTATAAAGTCCTTTCACATTCATGTCTCAGGTAATCCCCACGACCACTCTGCAGGTTGACTATGGGTTGTTTAGTTGTGGATGATAAGCAGATTGGGAATATCCCTTTCCTACAAACTTTAAAATGGGAATGCCTACACCCTGTCCACAGGCGTTACTACCAGGAGAAAGAAGGGTAGACACGGTGAGCTCTGGTATTGCCATCCAGCCTGAGGACTGGAGGAGAGGGTGCCTAGCCCAGGACCCACATCTGGGCAGTGATGACCCACCAAGAGAGGAGGTGAATTCTGACAGTGTCCCAGCTGGGAGACAAGGAGGAGGCAGCTTCTGGCTAAAGAGGTgcccccctttcctcctcccctcacccttctCAACTGCCGGGAGCCCTGGGGTTAAAGCTTTCCTGGGGTTTCTCCAGGACCAGGTCCCAGCAGACCCTGCAGCCTAGGGTATCAGTTCTCATCtgtttttcttgctattttttccGTAGTGGGAAAGAATTAGATTCAGAACCTTGGTGGGGTAGGGGCAGGCATTCACAGGAAGGGCTACCTCCCAGGGCTGGGAGAAAAACTCACCTCTCCTTACACGTGGGAAAGAGCAGCAGAGGCTGCAAGTTCTGGGGTGCACATGGGGTGGGGCTTGTCCCCCCCAAGTCACGGTCTAAGGCCTCATCACCCCTGGGGCTATGCTGAGAGCCAGTCAGAGAGATGGCTGCCCTTAGCGTGCAATCTCACACGGACAAAGGGGAAGCAATAGCACGGAGGCAGTGAAACACCATGTGGAGCTCTGTCCGCAGGCTCGCAGGGCAGGCAGCCCTTCGGAGGCATCACTGAAGGACCCAGCGAGAGCCCTGCCCGCCCCTGTAGCCTAGTGAGGGCAAGACTCAGGGCAGGGCAGTCAGAGCTGTGGCCTGGGGCGGCCCCCTGGGCCGGGCAGGTCACAGGAAAGATTTCAAGGTTTTGTTCTTGTGCAGGGAAAGCAAAGGAAGAATATAAtccaatttctgtttttaaaagatgccTCAGGCTGCGGTGTGGAGTGGCTTTGTACAGCGGGAAGCAAGACCACAGGGGGCCGATTTCAGCCGTCCAGGCGGGGTTCCCTacgctctggtggctcagtgggaaggagctcacctgctaatgcaggagacacaagagacatggtttgacccctgggtcaggaagatcccttggagggcatggagcccactccagtgttcttgcctgcagaatcccacggacagaggagcctggtgggctacagcccatggggtcgcaaagagtcggacacgactgaagtgacttacatgCAGGAGGGCAAGAGGTGAGGCAGTGACCTCGGGTAGGTGACGGTGGGGGGTTGGGAGGAGCTCCTGGCTGTCTGAGGTGTTGGGAGCAGAGCCCACAGGACCTGCTGCTGAGTTTGGATGTCCAAGTGAGAGGGTACCATCAGGCCGAGGCTCAGTTTCTGATCCCAACCACTGAGGGGACAGTGGCACCCTCCCTGAGCCTGACCCCTCTCTCACCAGGGGCCCTTCTCCTCTCCCAAGTCCTCAACGTGAATAAATACACGTAAAAACGGACACATGAATGCATATATCCATTGATTCAATCTTTATGATTTATGCAATGGCAACCACATTTTATTCagtgataaataaaaatgacttatttGACCGTTCATGATTGGTTGAGGATGGGGGCCTCTTCTGAGCAGTATGAGTGAGTGCCACCAGGCCGCCGGCCAGGCTCCAAAACACACAGCAGCCCTTTTCCCAACACACAGTGAGACCAGCAGAGGCTTCCCCAGCCAGAACCAGCCTCCCCAGAGCCTCCCAGGGCAGAGGCATTTCCATCTCAGGCTAAACTCCAGCAGGAGCGACGAGTGTGCCTGAGCTCGGCATTGGCCCTTTGCATTGTGAATGAGCCCTCCTCATGGGTTAGAGACCCGACTGCACAGAGGGCCGGCCTCTGCCTGCCTACAGCGTCATGGGACGACTCTTCAGGGACACCACTGTGGAACGATGTTTAGGCAGACTCCGAGACCATGAACAATAAGCTCCTTAGAACAGGAAACGCTCAGAATGCCACCAGGTGATAAAGAGACCAGGGGACCTAGGCAGGAAAGACGCATttgacaaagaaaagagaagggagggaaacAGATCCTCAAAAACTCTTTGGTGGACAAAGAACTGGTCAGCAGAGCAAGGTGCTCAGAGAAGCTGCTCCATCCCTGCACAGACAAGACTGGGGGTGCTGGTCCTCAAGCTGGGCACTCCCCCGCCAACCCTGCCCTGCTCTGAGTCACAGGGGACCGGGGGTTCATTCCTGCAGCCTGCATCTCCCAAGGTCCTGGGTTCATGGAAGGCATTGGACTgctggagggaggagacagaaggaTGTTTTCACCCCTCCTGTGTCACAGGCCGGTCTCAGGCAGCGGTTAAATCGCTCCCTGGGCTCTCCCTCCCACTATCACGCCCACTGGGTTCCAGCTTCCACTAACCGCCCGCAGCCCCTCGGTTTCAGGACCACCTCCTGCTTTTATCCTTCAGCCTAGGGGTAGCTTCTTGTTATTGCTAATGTCTGAGTTACCTCACTATCCCCTCTTTGACTTTTCAGATGCTTCATGACCTATGTTACCAGTTCCTAATGAGGGGATTAAAAGCCCtcagttgttattattattattagcccACACCTAATTATTTCTGTGTTCTGAGTTAGATCCCAATGGTTCAGGAGTGAAGCTGGAGCAGGAACAATTGAGTGTAGTTATCACAAAGAACTCCCTGCTGGAGAGACAGGAGACCTGACCAGacttttaataaatatgtgttaactcaaaaaaagagagagataatcCACAGAATGAGTGTGGAAAAGGCTAGCATGGTTCTGTTTGGAGGCAGGGGTTGATGAAGTGTCCTGTGAACCGCTGAGACCAGGGCAGGGTCCTCAGGCCTGGCCATACCTGTTTACCTGCCACCTGCTTCTCACCAAGGCCCTGGGCATGCAAACTGAGTAGGGGACTGGAAGGGGCCCACACCTTTCTGCAACATGCAGTTCGGATAGTCTGAGGCTGAACCCTccatcttctcttccctttcttgcCGTCTGAGAAGGAGTGATATTCCACAGCTCGGGTTACCTCCTTCCTTGCCTCCCTTCTTATCATAgatctcagctatttataaatgGAAACTTGGGTCTCAAAATCAGGGACGTAAGACTTTCAGACTATTAAACTACTTCCTGCAGAGAAATTCTCCCTTTCAAAGGAAACAGGAAACCATATACAATCAAAAGCACACTCCAGGGGCAAAATATTTAATAGCAACATTCCCCACGGGAGTCTGGATCAGAAGCCCCAGGGAAGGACCAGGAAGTCTCGGTCCTAATTATCCTGCCTTGAGTATTGTGGCATTACCCACTACCTCTGAGTATCAGTGTCACTAATCCCTAAAAGGGGGATCCATCTGACACCCTCTGGGCTACTTTGCAGAGCTACAGACAGTGGGGAGGACACTAAACTCCTTGAAAGAACAGAGCTAGATAAATTAATTATACTGGCAGTGTGATGGGCCTTGGAAATACTCCTGGTCATGTTCTGGGAACAAACAATTCAACAGGCTAGTAGGAAAAACAATTATATCTACTTATGTGACCCAGTAACGTCCTCTATTCTGAACAACTTCCCCACCCTCTCTGCTTCAGATTCAGAGCTTCCTTGAATCTGGGAGTGAGTGGAAGACACACGCTGTTCTCTCTGCCCCAAGGGAGCTCCCCTTCTGATAGGGGAAGTATAGCTCCTGAGTCTCTGATGGAAGAGCAGTCCGGGCGAAATAAAGCATACGAGGCCACAGTTCCTGGCCTCAACCCCAAACTCAAGAGTAGTCCAGGTAACTGACATCACAAGCTCCTCTAGAGACCTATGAGCCTGTGACAAAGCCCCTCTCCTCTCTGGCTGTGTCCTCTCATCCTTACGAAGAGGGTTTGGGATTTGTTCAGAGCATCTGATGCAGAGGACGCTTCAGGGGGTGGGATGTAGGCAGGGAGGTTCGCAGATTCAGGGAAGGCATGCTCTCagagtatgaaagtgaaagtgttagtcactaagtcgtatcctactctttgtgatcccatgaactgtagcccgccaggctcctctccatgggattctccaggcaagaacactggagtgggttgccattcccttctccaggggagtcttcctgacctaaggattgaacctgggtctcctgcagtgcaggcagattctctactgtctgagcccccagggaagtcccaaccttACCTACATCCCCAACCCTTTCCCCCAGTCCCAGGCATATCAGAACATCCCCACACAGGCAACAGGAGACCCAGAACTGTGCTCTGACACAGTTCCCTGGGTGACTTTGAGATGCCATCACTTCCTCCCCAGCCCAGTACTCTGACTCCTGAGACCAGTGAAGCCCCACATCCCAGGAACAGGGTGGTCTTCAGGGAGGAGAATGTCTCACCTGAACTGCAAACTCAGGAAAACAAGACCTAGACCTCAGCATTCCTGGCCATTTCCTGCTCTCAGATTTGATTCTCTCCAGTTCTTGGGGTAAGGCCAGGATGGTGAAAACACCAAGGCCAAATAACTTGACCTACTGTGGGAGACTTTCTGACACATTTGGTggcatgggggaaaaaaagaaagaaaaaacatcctGTCTGCATATAGATTTAATAACCTATGAGTGGTTGGCACGGTGCTAAAGGGTGTCGAATTTCTTTTCCAACGGAGTGGAAAGACCTGACGTTATAGGAAAACAGAGCTGAGTTCTGATCCAGGCTTTGCAGCAGGGAGTGAGCTTGGGTGAAActcttctccaatgaatgaagaATGCTATGGAGTCAGATCTGAGTTTAAGCTTTGGCTCTACCAGTTAACAGTCTGTGGCCTTGGCCAAGTAACAATTCCTTGAGCCTTGCTTTGTCCTCAGCACATTGGCATGAGAGGACCTACTTGGCAAGCTCACTGTGACCACAAGGCCCCTCTGTGAATAGTAGCAACTGGTGCCTCCTCTCCCAAGGACACCCCTGACTCCACCAGAAAACACAGGCAGCTcctgaagagaaacaaaacaggtTGCAGCAactcagacaaacaaaaagttGCTTGTTTCATGTCAGCTCCCCTCCTGAATTCAGCCTTGGTACAGAACTAGTCTGTGTCCCCTGATCTGACTAGTGTCTGAGTCTTTGGATGCGGAGCAGATAGAGATGGGGAGCTTGCTGAGCCCAGCACTACACCCCACACAGGACCCTGGAGAAAGCTTACTTCCTGGCTAAGTCCAGCAATGCTCTCACGAGTAAGTGGCCAGTGCAGCGTGGAGACGGGGGGACAGTCTCGGGGGGCTCCAGCGCTGTCTCCCACCTACCTCTGCTCGTCTTCTAGTCTGTCTGGAACCGTGGCGTACTCAACATCCGCCTGAGGGCTGGAAGGTTTCCCTCAAGGGGCCATGACCCACTCTGGGTAGAGAGACAGTGAGCAGAGCCCAGAGCAGCCCGAAGGTGGTAGCCCACTGAGATCAGAGAGCAGACCAGGGCGTGGAGTCACAGGGGCGCCCCCCAGGCCTCCCCTGGCCTGGGAGGGGGGTGCCCGCCCCGCAGAGGCCGCTGCTCTCAGAGGACTGGGGTCCTCACTCTGCTTTAGCCCCCTGGGCCTTGCTGGTGTTGTTaagttgtttagtcagtaagtcgtgtccagctcttttgtgaccccatggactgtagcccaccatcctctgtccatgggatttcctgggcaaaattaccagagtgggttgccatttccttctccaggggatcttgccaacccagggatcaaacccaagtctcctgcagtgcaggcgattctttaccatcgaaaCACGAAGAAAGTGCTTGGGCTTTCAGGGTTCCCTAAAGTCACAGCATCAGCCCTCTACTCTAGGAAAGACACAACAGACATGGAGGAGGACGGGAGAACAGGGAGACCCCTCCTCTGTGGAAATCTTTCCAAAGAGAGGGCCCGTCTCACCTGCAGGCCTCTATTCCATAGCTTGTACTTTTACACCAGAAAGTCCTACCCAGGATCTAATTTCAGTCCCTCCTGCTGTATCCCAACCCAAGGAAGTACTGTTCTTGGGACCTGGAAGAAGCTGCAGTCATATTTTCCCAGGTCCTGTCCTTGCTACCATCTCCCGTTCAGGTTGGTGGAAATTTGGAGCCCAAATCACAGTGGTAAGAACTCCAGCACCTAGCAGCTTCCCATCACCCCTCCTTTGCCTATTCCCCTGACCTCACCACAGGCCTACTCACTGACCCCCACGTGGGCAGGACCGCCACATGAAGCTGCAGGCCAGGCCCAGGCCAGGAACCAGCGCAGCCACCCAGGCAGCAGCACACAGAAACGTTTAGCAACAGCTGTCAGCTCTGAACCCTGCCCACCCTGCCTTTCCAACTTCTTGGATTTGAggcttttctcctcttttctgtaGCACCTCCAGAGATGGGCTAGGGAGAAGGAG
This window harbors:
- the ADORA1 gene encoding adenosine receptor A1 isoform X2; the encoded protein is MPPSISAFQAAYIGIEVLIALVSIPGNVLVIWAVKVNQALRDATFCFIVSLAVADVAVGALVIPLAILINIGPRTYFHTCLKVACPVLILTQSSILALLAIAVDRYLRVKIPLRYKTVVTPRRAVVAITGCWVLSFVVGLTPMFGWNNLSVVERDWLANGSVGEPVIECQFEKVISMEYMVYFNFFVWVLPPLLLMVLIYMEVFYLIRKQLNKKVSASSGDPQKYYGKELKIAKSLALILFLFALSWLPLHILNCVTLFCPSCRMPRILIYIAIFLSHGNSAMNPIVYAFRIQKFRVTFLKIWNDHFRCQPAPPVDEDAPAERPDD
- the ADORA1 gene encoding adenosine receptor A1 isoform X1, whose translation is MPAVTWTPTSDPTERSHLPASLPQNHGLCLEEGMREETEAQQGGAGAAPAAPALRSRAASLRSRAGATEAPGARAESQPVTLPLDSSSIPGASDCARCVARRALGQNRSGGSELRQLWYKTVVTPRRAVVAITGCWVLSFVVGLTPMFGWNNLSVVERDWLANGSVGEPVIECQFEKVISMEYMVYFNFFVWVLPPLLLMVLIYMEVFYLIRKQLNKKVSASSGDPQKYYGKELKIAKSLALILFLFALSWLPLHILNCVTLFCPSCRMPRILIYIAIFLSHGNSAMNPIVYAFRIQKFRVTFLKIWNDHFRCQPAPPVDEDAPAERPDD
- the ADORA1 gene encoding adenosine receptor A1 isoform X3 — its product is MVNRCAEPSPAWRSLQPPEAPGAQNFGHRLWDSLATSRQDGELPTSCSVSMVADVAVGALVIPLAILINIGPRTYFHTCLKVACPVLILTQSSILALLAIAVDRYLRVKIPLRYKTVVTPRRAVVAITGCWVLSFVVGLTPMFGWNNLSVVERDWLANGSVGEPVIECQFEKVISMEYMVYFNFFVWVLPPLLLMVLIYMEVFYLIRKQLNKKVSASSGDPQKYYGKELKIAKSLALILFLFALSWLPLHILNCVTLFCPSCRMPRILIYIAIFLSHGNSAMNPIVYAFRIQKFRVTFLKIWNDHFRCQPAPPVDEDAPAERPDD